From a region of the Cyclopterus lumpus isolate fCycLum1 chromosome 5, fCycLum1.pri, whole genome shotgun sequence genome:
- the poc1a gene encoding POC1 centriolar protein homolog A isoform X2, with product MTSSLSDPTLERHFKGHRDNVTSVDFSCNMKQIATGSMDSCVMIWNMKPQMRAYRFDGHKEAVISVQFSPSGHLVASASRDKTVRLWVPSMKAESTAFRAHTATVRSVNFSGDGLNLVTASDDKTIKVWTVHRQKFLFSLNQHINWVRCAKFSPDDRLIVSSSDDKTIKLWDKNSRECIHSFYEHAGYANHVEFHPSGTCIAAASTDNSVKVWDIRSHKMLQHYQVHSGVVNSLSFHPAGNFLITASSDSTMKILDLVEGKLLYTLHGHQGPVTSVAFSRTGEYFASGGSDEQVMVWKSNFDCAEGSDGVGSDGVRLQHRTTSSLQALPASSTAQPSFNSDPPALRSEASEPSEHFNGQDSHTAAHTQSVSHSRAPHSHTYRHLSSSSSSTHQPQARGLPQHSPQVQAQSQASDGGVPPALARTLDHIIGQLDILTQTVSILEQRLTLTEDKLKECLENQMEIGLHLQRREEA from the exons TCGGATCCAACTCTAGAAAGACATTTCAAGGGTCACAGGGACAATGTTACAAGTGTGGACTTCAGCTGCAACATGAAACAGATTG CCACAGGCTCTATGGACTCCTGTGTGATGATTTGGAACATGAAACCTCAGATGCGAGCATATCGTTTTGATGGACATAAAGAGGCTGTCATTTCTGTTCAGTTTTCTCCCTCTGGCCACCTGGTGGCCTCTGCCTCCAGGGACAAGACTGTTCGTCTTTGGGTGCCCAGCAT GAAGGCTGAGTCAACAGCTTTCAGGGCTCACACTGCCACCGTGCGCAGCGTTAACTTTTCTGGTGATGGGCTGAATCTGGTCACAGCCTCTGACGACAAGACCATCAAAGTGTGGACCGTCCACAGGCAAAagtttctcttctctctcaacCAGCACATCAACTGGGTCCGCTGTGCCAA ATTTTCTCCAGACGATCGTTTGATTGTGTCGTCGAGTGATGATAAGACTATAAAGCTGTGGGACAAGAATAGCCGAGAGTGTATTCATTCTTTCTATGAACATGCTGG TTATGCGAACCATGTGGAATTCCATCCCAGTGGAACATGCATCGCTGCAGCCAGTACTGACAACTCTGTGAAGGTGTGGGACATCAGATCACATAAGATGCTGCAGCACTACCAAG tcCACAGTGGTGTGGTGAACAGCTTGTCTTTCCACCCGGCTGGTAATTTCCTCATAACTGCGTCCAGCGATTCCACAATGAAGATACTGGACCTTGTAGAGGGCAAGCTACTGTACACACTGCACGGACaccag GGCCCAGTGACCAGTGTTGCCTTCTCCAGGACAGGAGAGTACTTTGCCTCCGGAGGTTCTGATGAACAG GTAATGGTGTGGAAGAGTAACTTTGACTGTGCCGAAGGCAGTGATGGTGTCGGCAGTGATGGTGTCAGGCTGCAACATAGAACTACTTCCAGCTTGCAGGCACTCCCAGCCAGCTCCACGGCTCAGCCCTCCTTTAACTCGGATCCGCCTGCTCTCCGCAGCGAG GCCTCTGAACCATCAGAACATTTTAATGGACAGGACTCCCACACTGCTGCCCACACTCAGAGCGTCAGCCACAGCAGAGCGCCTCATTCCCACACCTACAGACACCTCAGCAGCAGTTCTTCTTCCACCCACCAGCCACAGGCCCGGGGTTTACCACAGCATTCCCCCCAGGTCCAAGCACAGTCCCAGGCCTCAGATGGAGGGGTCCCCCCTGCTTTAGCCCGCACCCTGGATCACATCATCGGTCAACTGGATATTCTCACTCAG ACGGTTTCGATCTTGGAGCAGCGTCTGACGCTGACAGAGGACAAACTCAAGGAGTGTTTGGAGAACCAGATGGAGATCGGTCTGCATCTCCAGAGACGAGAGGAGGCCTAA
- the poc1a gene encoding POC1 centriolar protein homolog A isoform X1: MTSSLSDPTLERHFKGHRDNVTSVDFSCNMKQIATGSMDSCVMIWNMKPQMRAYRFDGHKEAVISVQFSPSGHLVASASRDKTVRLWVPSMKAESTAFRAHTATVRSVNFSGDGLNLVTASDDKTIKVWTVHRQKFLFSLNQHINWVRCAKFSPDDRLIVSSSDDKTIKLWDKNSRECIHSFYEHAGYANHVEFHPSGTCIAAASTDNSVKVWDIRSHKMLQHYQVHSGVVNSLSFHPAGNFLITASSDSTMKILDLVEGKLLYTLHGHQGPVTSVAFSRTGEYFASGGSDEQVMVWKSNFDCAEGSDGVGSDGVRLQHRTTSSLQALPASSTAQPSFNSDPPALRSETLTCTSCHGPYNTSAVSSPASEPSEHFNGQDSHTAAHTQSVSHSRAPHSHTYRHLSSSSSSTHQPQARGLPQHSPQVQAQSQASDGGVPPALARTLDHIIGQLDILTQTVSILEQRLTLTEDKLKECLENQMEIGLHLQRREEA; this comes from the exons TCGGATCCAACTCTAGAAAGACATTTCAAGGGTCACAGGGACAATGTTACAAGTGTGGACTTCAGCTGCAACATGAAACAGATTG CCACAGGCTCTATGGACTCCTGTGTGATGATTTGGAACATGAAACCTCAGATGCGAGCATATCGTTTTGATGGACATAAAGAGGCTGTCATTTCTGTTCAGTTTTCTCCCTCTGGCCACCTGGTGGCCTCTGCCTCCAGGGACAAGACTGTTCGTCTTTGGGTGCCCAGCAT GAAGGCTGAGTCAACAGCTTTCAGGGCTCACACTGCCACCGTGCGCAGCGTTAACTTTTCTGGTGATGGGCTGAATCTGGTCACAGCCTCTGACGACAAGACCATCAAAGTGTGGACCGTCCACAGGCAAAagtttctcttctctctcaacCAGCACATCAACTGGGTCCGCTGTGCCAA ATTTTCTCCAGACGATCGTTTGATTGTGTCGTCGAGTGATGATAAGACTATAAAGCTGTGGGACAAGAATAGCCGAGAGTGTATTCATTCTTTCTATGAACATGCTGG TTATGCGAACCATGTGGAATTCCATCCCAGTGGAACATGCATCGCTGCAGCCAGTACTGACAACTCTGTGAAGGTGTGGGACATCAGATCACATAAGATGCTGCAGCACTACCAAG tcCACAGTGGTGTGGTGAACAGCTTGTCTTTCCACCCGGCTGGTAATTTCCTCATAACTGCGTCCAGCGATTCCACAATGAAGATACTGGACCTTGTAGAGGGCAAGCTACTGTACACACTGCACGGACaccag GGCCCAGTGACCAGTGTTGCCTTCTCCAGGACAGGAGAGTACTTTGCCTCCGGAGGTTCTGATGAACAG GTAATGGTGTGGAAGAGTAACTTTGACTGTGCCGAAGGCAGTGATGGTGTCGGCAGTGATGGTGTCAGGCTGCAACATAGAACTACTTCCAGCTTGCAGGCACTCCCAGCCAGCTCCACGGCTCAGCCCTCCTTTAACTCGGATCCGCCTGCTCTCCGCAGCGAG ACCCTTACATGCACAAGTTGTCATGGTCCTTATAACACATCTGCAGTGTCCTCACCG GCCTCTGAACCATCAGAACATTTTAATGGACAGGACTCCCACACTGCTGCCCACACTCAGAGCGTCAGCCACAGCAGAGCGCCTCATTCCCACACCTACAGACACCTCAGCAGCAGTTCTTCTTCCACCCACCAGCCACAGGCCCGGGGTTTACCACAGCATTCCCCCCAGGTCCAAGCACAGTCCCAGGCCTCAGATGGAGGGGTCCCCCCTGCTTTAGCCCGCACCCTGGATCACATCATCGGTCAACTGGATATTCTCACTCAG ACGGTTTCGATCTTGGAGCAGCGTCTGACGCTGACAGAGGACAAACTCAAGGAGTGTTTGGAGAACCAGATGGAGATCGGTCTGCATCTCCAGAGACGAGAGGAGGCCTAA